One window of the Azospirillum sp. TSH100 genome contains the following:
- a CDS encoding ATP-binding protein has product MRIRSRIAVVGGVPVVVAAVIAVAGGLLLGRSERVYESAVLAGSVYRDVLAATAARIDYLQVAPADRASRAERFEKMSDSAAAELRQLDKAGSADTHRAEVERATVVLARYVDQMRSFIQVTAANDAAVADMGLHSATLMALTDRARERQHAANVDSLGSLTEADQRLRDSRDVVDGAHELREAMLDLQRAEAQHVAALGFGMGLFGNGRPLTQADFRIAIDRLTATADRLQAALGRTDPLVDRYPAKQAAARYAATVADLQVAVGELRTAQAERDAALSRFEEAVQAAAGPGAEEPQGRTSPGALGERMLAEHVVHTLPVVRALVLTGTLDRQPDVTFLSSLLPSLQPPLEALYQVQARAAAAQRALEAAQRAGAQAASAIEALTARILMVKATGYTAIQDEVVQLIAYAIQANDTEQETQNVAVVALRLGRRAADAVAVRDAEEADRIVADAGTLLETVRSLPMSPLLQDEVLSAIRNWRDSLRRTSDGLRRLNQLLIAMDRDAGALVETARQLDETFREEAARIGELLTRILLVGATIGLLLAGGAAAVVARSISRPVLRLQRQMTSLAEDPLAGPIDGTRRQDEFGAMARAAAFFIREIGLREQAARQAKDRADRALEDLRRTQADLIQAEKMASLGGLVAGVAHEINTPLGNALMGATHLQDRLTDLARQASGGNLRRSDFAEFQDTADEIARLLVLNLQQACELVQSFKQVAADQTSGEERLFLLKPYLEDLATSLSPSWRRAGHTLRVECPEAVEIDGYPGVLAQILTNLVMNSITHAYREGQRGQLLISATEDAADMVTLVYSDDGRGIGPADLGRVFDPFFTTRRGAGSTGLGLHIVYNLVVNRLGGKITVDSRPDDGVRFTIRFPRRFATDNMTLVAAVPSPLEQ; this is encoded by the coding sequence ATGAGGATTCGCTCGCGCATCGCTGTTGTCGGGGGCGTACCGGTCGTGGTCGCGGCGGTGATCGCGGTGGCGGGCGGGCTGCTGCTGGGCCGCAGCGAGCGGGTGTACGAATCGGCGGTGCTCGCCGGTTCGGTCTATCGCGACGTGCTGGCGGCGACCGCTGCCCGCATCGATTATCTTCAGGTGGCGCCGGCCGACCGGGCCAGCCGCGCTGAACGGTTCGAGAAGATGTCGGACTCGGCGGCGGCCGAGCTGCGTCAGCTGGACAAGGCCGGATCCGCCGACACCCACCGGGCGGAAGTGGAGCGGGCGACTGTCGTGCTGGCGCGCTATGTCGACCAGATGCGCAGCTTCATCCAGGTGACGGCCGCCAACGATGCCGCCGTGGCCGACATGGGGCTCCACTCCGCCACCCTGATGGCGCTGACCGATCGCGCCCGCGAACGCCAGCATGCCGCCAACGTCGACTCGCTGGGATCGCTGACCGAGGCGGACCAGCGGCTGCGCGACAGCCGCGACGTGGTCGACGGCGCCCACGAACTCCGCGAGGCGATGCTGGATTTGCAGCGTGCGGAGGCCCAGCATGTCGCCGCGCTTGGATTCGGAATGGGCCTGTTCGGCAATGGTCGCCCTCTGACCCAGGCCGATTTCCGCATCGCCATCGACAGGCTGACGGCAACCGCTGACCGGTTGCAGGCGGCGCTGGGGCGGACCGATCCGCTGGTCGACCGTTATCCGGCGAAGCAGGCCGCCGCCCGCTATGCGGCCACGGTCGCTGATCTGCAGGTCGCCGTCGGGGAACTGCGTACCGCCCAGGCCGAACGCGATGCGGCGCTGAGCCGATTCGAAGAGGCTGTGCAGGCTGCCGCGGGGCCGGGAGCCGAAGAACCCCAAGGCCGGACCTCCCCCGGCGCCCTGGGCGAGCGGATGCTGGCGGAACATGTCGTCCATACGCTGCCGGTGGTGCGGGCGCTGGTGCTGACCGGAACGCTGGATCGCCAGCCGGACGTCACCTTCCTGTCCTCGCTGCTCCCGTCCCTGCAACCGCCGCTGGAGGCGCTTTACCAAGTCCAGGCACGCGCCGCCGCGGCTCAGCGGGCGCTCGAAGCGGCGCAGCGTGCCGGCGCGCAGGCGGCTTCGGCGATCGAGGCGCTGACCGCCCGCATCCTGATGGTGAAGGCCACCGGATACACGGCGATCCAGGACGAGGTGGTGCAGCTGATCGCCTACGCCATCCAGGCCAACGACACCGAGCAGGAGACACAGAACGTCGCCGTCGTGGCACTGCGTCTGGGCCGGAGGGCCGCCGACGCGGTGGCGGTGCGCGACGCTGAGGAGGCCGACCGCATCGTGGCCGATGCCGGCACTCTGCTTGAGACGGTGCGCAGCCTCCCCATGTCGCCGCTGTTGCAGGATGAAGTGCTGTCGGCCATCCGCAACTGGCGTGACAGCCTGCGCCGCACGTCCGACGGGCTGCGCAGGCTGAACCAGCTGCTGATCGCCATGGATCGCGACGCCGGCGCCCTGGTCGAGACCGCCCGGCAACTGGACGAGACCTTCCGGGAGGAAGCCGCGCGCATCGGCGAGCTGCTGACCCGCATTCTGCTCGTCGGTGCGACCATCGGCCTGCTGCTGGCCGGCGGCGCCGCGGCGGTGGTGGCGCGGTCGATCAGCCGGCCGGTGCTGCGCCTGCAACGGCAGATGACCAGTCTGGCGGAGGACCCATTGGCCGGACCCATCGACGGCACGCGGCGCCAGGATGAGTTCGGGGCGATGGCGCGTGCCGCCGCCTTCTTCATCCGCGAGATCGGCCTGCGCGAACAGGCGGCCCGACAGGCGAAGGACCGTGCCGACCGTGCCCTCGAAGACTTGCGGCGCACCCAGGCCGACCTGATCCAGGCGGAGAAGATGGCTTCGCTGGGTGGTCTGGTTGCCGGCGTGGCGCATGAGATCAACACGCCATTGGGCAATGCCCTGATGGGCGCCACCCATTTGCAGGACCGCTTGACCGACTTGGCCCGGCAGGCGAGCGGGGGCAACCTGCGCCGCAGCGACTTCGCCGAGTTCCAGGATACGGCGGATGAAATCGCCCGGCTGCTGGTGCTGAACCTGCAGCAGGCCTGTGAACTGGTGCAGAGCTTCAAGCAGGTCGCCGCCGACCAGACCAGCGGCGAGGAGCGGCTTTTCCTGCTGAAGCCCTATCTGGAGGATCTGGCGACGAGCCTCAGCCCGTCCTGGCGGCGGGCAGGGCACACTCTGCGGGTCGAATGCCCGGAAGCTGTTGAAATCGACGGCTATCCCGGTGTTCTCGCGCAGATTCTCACCAATCTGGTGATGAACTCCATCACCCATGCCTATCGGGAAGGACAGCGGGGGCAGCTGCTGATTTCCGCCACCGAGGACGCTGCCGACATGGTGACGCTGGTCTACAGCGACGATGGCCGTGGGATCGGACCCGCTGATCTCGGGCGGGTGTTCGATCCATTCTTTACGACCCGGCGCGGTGCTGGCAGCACCGGACTCGGCCTTCATATTGTTTATAATCTCGTGGTTAACCGTCTTGGTGGAAAGATCACGGTGGACAGCCGTCCTGATGATGGCGTGCGGTTCACCATTCGCTTTCCACGACGATTTGCCACTGATAACATGACATTGGTCGCCGCAGTGCCATCGCCGCTGGAGCAGTGA
- a CDS encoding ABC transporter substrate-binding protein: MPLPLKTLTGTLAKGAIVLVGLAAMSGTALAEKSLVYCTEGNPQSFNAQISTSGTTVNAVTPLFNNLVEMGPDGQIMNSGLAESYTISADGLVYDFHLRRNVNFHSNDLFTPSRPLNADDVLFTFERQWNPDHPYHNVGAATYDYFRDMGLPTLLKSVVKLDDHTVRITLDHPEAPFLADLAMPFLSIQSAEYADVLMKAGRKNLIDEMPIGTGPFRLVSYQKDAAIRYKAFDGYWRGRQPLDNLIYSITPNIAVRLNKLRSGECHVMIFPNPAELGNIEKDPNLVLEQQDGRNVAYMAFNTRKPPLDDVRVRRAITLAIDKRTLVDAVYQNGGLPAKNPIPPGMWSYDDSIEDYPFDPAEARRLLVEAGYPEGFSLDLWYTPVTRPYLPSGKRAAEMIRENLERVGIKLTLKTESWGNYRRQVTQGDQDMVLYGWTGDNGDPDNFLYFLLNCGAVRPGGANIARWCNPDFEEQITKAKVTSDVARRTAHYREAQRIFHRETPWFPIAHSIIVVAHRSEVKNYTNNIFNQDFSGVDIEAR, from the coding sequence ATGCCTTTGCCGCTGAAGACGTTGACGGGGACTCTTGCAAAGGGGGCGATCGTTCTTGTCGGGCTTGCCGCGATGTCCGGCACGGCGTTGGCGGAGAAATCCCTCGTCTACTGCACCGAGGGAAATCCGCAGAGCTTCAACGCGCAGATCTCTACATCCGGCACCACCGTGAATGCGGTCACTCCGCTGTTCAACAATCTGGTCGAAATGGGGCCGGATGGGCAGATCATGAACAGCGGCCTGGCGGAATCCTACACGATCTCGGCCGATGGTCTCGTCTATGATTTCCATCTGCGTCGGAATGTGAACTTCCATTCCAACGATCTGTTCACCCCGAGCAGACCGCTCAATGCCGATGACGTTCTGTTTACCTTCGAGCGTCAATGGAATCCCGACCACCCCTATCATAATGTCGGGGCGGCGACTTATGACTACTTCAGGGATATGGGGCTGCCAACCCTGTTGAAGTCGGTGGTGAAGCTCGACGACCACACCGTCCGCATCACTCTGGATCACCCGGAGGCCCCCTTCCTGGCCGATCTGGCGATGCCGTTCCTGTCGATCCAATCCGCCGAATATGCCGATGTCCTTATGAAGGCCGGCCGGAAGAATTTGATCGACGAGATGCCGATCGGAACGGGGCCGTTCCGGCTCGTGTCCTACCAGAAGGACGCGGCAATCCGTTACAAGGCTTTCGATGGCTATTGGCGGGGGCGCCAACCGCTGGACAACCTGATCTACTCGATCACGCCGAACATCGCGGTGCGCCTGAACAAGCTGCGGTCGGGCGAATGCCATGTGATGATCTTCCCCAACCCGGCCGAACTGGGGAACATCGAGAAAGACCCGAATCTGGTGCTGGAGCAGCAGGACGGGCGCAACGTTGCCTATATGGCGTTCAACACCCGCAAGCCGCCGCTGGACGATGTGCGGGTGAGGCGGGCGATCACACTGGCGATCGACAAGCGCACCCTGGTCGACGCTGTCTATCAGAATGGCGGACTGCCGGCCAAGAATCCGATACCGCCCGGGATGTGGTCCTACGACGACAGCATCGAGGATTATCCGTTCGACCCGGCCGAAGCCCGCCGCCTGCTGGTCGAGGCAGGCTATCCCGAAGGCTTCAGCCTTGACCTGTGGTACACGCCGGTGACGCGCCCCTACCTGCCCAGCGGCAAGCGCGCCGCCGAGATGATCCGCGAGAATCTGGAACGCGTCGGGATCAAACTCACCCTGAAGACCGAAAGCTGGGGCAATTATCGCCGCCAGGTGACGCAGGGCGATCAGGACATGGTCCTCTATGGCTGGACCGGCGACAATGGCGATCCGGATAATTTTCTCTATTTCCTGCTGAACTGTGGCGCGGTCCGCCCCGGTGGTGCCAACATCGCGAGATGGTGCAATCCCGATTTCGAGGAGCAGATCACCAAGGCCAAGGTGACCAGCGATGTCGCCCGCCGGACCGCCCATTACCGGGAGGCCCAGCGGATCTTCCATCGGGAAACCCCCTGGTTCCCGATTGCGCACTCCATCATCGTCGTCGCCCACCGTAGCGAGGTGAAGAACTACACGAACAACATTTTCAATCAGGATTTTTCAGGTGTCGACATCGAGGCCCGGTGA
- a CDS encoding GGDEF domain-containing response regulator: MSPDDLMFQDDEAGPVPDRTSAAAIPWPVLVVDDDEQVHAMTRVLLNDFEFQGRRFAIVSAYSAAEARTILAGRTDLPVVLLDVVMETQDAGLRLVHHIRRDLGNRHIRIILRTGQPGQAPERDAIVAYDINDYKSKAELTAQKLFTSLVSAVRGWCDLVTIETLNQSLERRVAERTAELERQTALADEQRRFIENLVELMPSPVWYRDFAGRYALCNRAFRELFPNAADRIEWSARTQDDSDPMPAGTDAISFETSVSGPDGDPRELLVVKRPLSSPEGAAAGVIGIATDITERRRMERELHRLATTDPLSGAHNRRHILDLLERLLTGQEAVADSRQTGGTGCLVMLDIDHFKRINDEMGHGAGDVAIRRVVEEIRSHMRATDQIGRIGGEEFAILLPDSSRADGVTIAERLRSGLAALAIELPDGRCFQLTGSFGLTEVRPLGDTVESVLGRADQALYRAKALGRNRVEVT, from the coding sequence ATGTCGCCCGACGATCTGATGTTCCAGGATGACGAGGCCGGACCGGTGCCGGACCGGACGTCGGCGGCCGCCATTCCCTGGCCGGTTCTGGTTGTCGACGATGACGAGCAGGTCCACGCGATGACGCGCGTGCTGCTGAACGATTTCGAATTCCAAGGCCGCCGCTTTGCTATCGTCAGCGCCTATTCCGCGGCGGAGGCGCGGACGATCCTGGCTGGGCGGACCGACCTGCCCGTGGTGCTGCTCGATGTCGTGATGGAGACCCAGGATGCGGGCTTGCGTCTGGTCCATCACATCCGGCGCGATCTGGGCAATCGGCACATTCGCATCATCCTGCGCACCGGCCAGCCGGGGCAGGCGCCGGAGCGTGACGCCATCGTTGCCTATGACATCAACGACTACAAAAGCAAGGCGGAGCTGACCGCCCAGAAACTGTTCACCAGTCTGGTCAGCGCCGTGCGCGGCTGGTGCGATCTGGTCACCATCGAGACGCTGAACCAGTCGCTCGAACGCCGCGTCGCCGAACGCACCGCGGAACTGGAGCGGCAGACCGCGCTCGCCGACGAGCAGCGACGCTTCATCGAGAATCTGGTGGAGCTTATGCCGAGCCCGGTCTGGTACCGGGACTTCGCCGGTCGCTATGCCCTGTGCAACCGCGCCTTCCGGGAGCTGTTTCCGAACGCCGCCGATAGGATCGAGTGGTCCGCGCGGACCCAGGATGATTCGGATCCGATGCCGGCGGGAACTGACGCCATTTCCTTCGAGACCAGTGTTTCGGGACCGGACGGGGATCCGCGTGAATTGCTGGTGGTGAAGCGCCCGCTGTCCTCGCCTGAAGGTGCCGCCGCCGGGGTGATCGGTATCGCTACAGACATCACCGAGCGCCGGCGGATGGAGCGTGAACTGCACCGTCTCGCCACCACCGATCCGCTGAGCGGCGCTCACAACCGCCGCCATATCCTCGACCTGCTGGAACGGCTGCTGACCGGGCAGGAGGCTGTCGCGGACAGCCGCCAGACCGGCGGTACAGGCTGCCTCGTCATGCTCGACATCGATCATTTCAAGCGCATCAATGACGAGATGGGGCACGGCGCCGGCGACGTTGCGATTCGCAGGGTGGTCGAGGAAATCCGCAGCCATATGCGCGCCACCGACCAGATCGGTCGGATTGGCGGTGAGGAATTCGCCATTCTCCTGCCGGACAGCTCGCGCGCCGACGGTGTGACGATCGCCGAGCGGCTGCGCAGCGGCTTGGCCGCGCTGGCGATCGAACTGCCTGACGGCCGGTGCTTCCAGTTGACCGGAAGCTTCGGCCTGACCGAGGTGCGACCGCTGGGCGATACGGTGGAAAGCGTGCTCGGGCGGGCCGATCAGGCGCTCTACCGGGCAAAGGCGCTCGGGCGGAACCGGGTCGAGGTGACGTGA